The following proteins are encoded in a genomic region of Sorangiineae bacterium MSr12523:
- a CDS encoding AraC family transcriptional regulator → MRGAEPVLPFEVFPVRSFLPGEEGGHSMRYRVCKPSPPLRGIVDYLWYLSDVPDHARERIVPSGTIELVINLQEDEFRIYGFEPAGEVCHRFPGAMVSGCYGTSFGIDTREHASVMGVHFRPGGVGGLLGAPPGELADAHVGLDALWGARAIELRERLCAAADSYQRFRILEGALFARLRRSRAVRDSVRSSLSCLDRPEVEIGEITRTLGLSRRRFIEIFTEDVGMTPKRYSRVRRFQRALALTMQSPRPKWSRVALECGYFDQAHLCRDWVELTGVSPGEFLALRRTHVKENHVALSDAG, encoded by the coding sequence ATGAGAGGCGCCGAGCCCGTCTTGCCGTTCGAGGTGTTTCCAGTACGCTCGTTTCTTCCCGGCGAGGAGGGTGGCCATTCGATGCGTTACCGCGTTTGCAAACCGAGCCCGCCTCTGCGTGGGATCGTGGACTACCTTTGGTATTTGAGCGACGTCCCCGATCACGCGCGCGAGCGGATCGTTCCCAGCGGTACCATCGAGCTGGTCATCAACCTGCAAGAGGACGAATTTCGCATTTACGGTTTCGAGCCCGCGGGTGAGGTCTGCCATCGGTTTCCGGGAGCGATGGTGTCCGGCTGCTACGGCACGTCCTTCGGGATCGACACGCGCGAGCATGCCTCCGTCATGGGCGTTCATTTCAGGCCTGGTGGGGTTGGCGGCCTGCTTGGCGCGCCCCCTGGCGAGCTCGCCGATGCGCACGTTGGTCTCGATGCTCTGTGGGGGGCTCGCGCAATCGAGCTTCGCGAGCGGCTCTGCGCCGCAGCCGATTCGTACCAGCGGTTTCGGATCCTCGAGGGCGCTCTGTTCGCGCGGCTACGACGCAGCCGGGCGGTGCGCGATTCGGTGAGGTCGTCGCTCTCCTGCCTCGACCGACCCGAGGTCGAAATCGGAGAGATCACCAGAACGCTCGGCCTCAGTCGACGGCGCTTCATCGAGATCTTCACGGAGGACGTCGGCATGACGCCGAAGCGCTACTCCAGGGTGCGTCGATTCCAGCGTGCCCTCGCGCTCACGATGCAGAGCCCACGGCCGAAATGGTCCCGCGTGGCGCTCGAGTGCGGCTACTTCGATCAGGCTCACCTCTGTCGCGATTGGGTGGAGCTTACCGGCGTTTCGCCGGGCGAGTTCCTGGCTCTGCGTCGGACCCACGTCAAGGAGAACCACGTCGCTCTGTCCGATGCGGGGTAA
- a CDS encoding YbjN domain-containing protein, with amino-acid sequence MNLIDPVLNHAMLVVRSVLSERWVAAEPEQYTFQFQHLTDCGVPLTGLIWINPAAHALHLRVLFQNVEPAAREEVVQYMTAVNYQLPNGCFAMDPDSGELRFKASIFFRGAELSYALVSNLVESSLEFVDAHAHQFIHVMMGGEAATADAHVEEENDGSSSDPRPPFEQYLDDYLHHLLREAGMALVSREDVRSLGAYFEETTGTRFPVEVFEGLPASTRTPQGMLRAYQARTLRFSTSGKGQQMVLDFVTAHRRQKLPRH; translated from the coding sequence ATGAATCTTATCGATCCCGTCCTCAATCACGCCATGCTCGTGGTTCGCAGCGTTCTCTCCGAACGGTGGGTTGCGGCGGAACCGGAACAGTACACGTTTCAATTTCAGCATCTTACGGATTGCGGAGTCCCACTCACGGGGCTGATTTGGATCAACCCTGCAGCCCACGCGCTCCACCTTCGCGTCCTCTTCCAGAATGTCGAACCCGCAGCGCGCGAGGAGGTGGTCCAATACATGACCGCCGTCAATTACCAGCTTCCCAATGGCTGCTTCGCCATGGATCCCGATTCAGGCGAACTGCGGTTCAAGGCCAGCATTTTCTTCCGAGGGGCAGAATTGTCGTACGCGCTCGTTTCGAATTTGGTCGAATCCTCGCTCGAATTCGTCGATGCGCATGCGCACCAATTCATCCACGTGATGATGGGCGGAGAGGCGGCTACGGCCGATGCGCATGTCGAAGAGGAGAACGACGGTTCTTCGTCGGATCCCCGCCCGCCATTCGAGCAGTATCTCGACGACTATTTGCACCATTTGCTTCGTGAAGCGGGCATGGCGCTCGTTTCACGCGAAGACGTGCGCTCGCTCGGTGCATATTTCGAAGAGACGACGGGGACCCGTTTTCCCGTGGAGGTGTTCGAGGGGCTGCCCGCATCGACGCGAACGCCACAAGGCATGTTGCGTGCGTACCAAGCGCGCACCCTTCGCTTTTCCACGAGCGGCAAAGGGCAGCAGATGGTGCTCGACTTCGTGACCGCCCATCGTCGCCAAAAGCTGCCGCGGCATTAG
- a CDS encoding VOC family protein — protein sequence MKIKLTTVYVDDQEKALRFYTEVLGFVKKADFSQGPFRWLTVASPEDPNGTELQLALCDKPATKAYQQAMFQQGQPAAMFFSDDVQADYERMKARGAEFSMPPTDVTASKIATLNDSCGNLLQITQLMRG from the coding sequence ATGAAGATCAAGCTGACCACCGTGTACGTCGACGACCAAGAGAAGGCTCTCCGTTTCTATACGGAGGTGTTGGGCTTCGTGAAAAAGGCTGACTTCAGCCAGGGACCGTTCCGGTGGCTCACGGTCGCTTCACCCGAGGACCCGAACGGAACGGAGCTGCAGCTCGCGCTCTGCGACAAGCCGGCGACCAAAGCCTACCAGCAGGCGATGTTCCAGCAGGGCCAGCCCGCCGCCATGTTCTTCTCCGACGACGTGCAGGCCGACTACGAGCGCATGAAGGCGCGCGGCGCCGAGTTTTCCATGCCGCCAACCGACGTGACCGCGTCGAAGATCGCCACGCTGAACGACAGCTGTGGCAACCTCCTTCAGATCACGCAATTGATGCGCGGCTAG
- a CDS encoding VOC family protein, with product MSEARSAQTAPFSADTKAAVIRYQVRDVERAIAFYTEHLGFESKQRFGPVFATVSRGDLHLLLSGPDSSGSRPMPDGRRQEPGGWNRIVLYVDDLDVTVAALRSAGTAFRNQVEVGPGGRQIQVEDPDGNPIELHEAPR from the coding sequence ATGAGCGAAGCACGCAGCGCGCAAACAGCGCCCTTCTCCGCAGATACCAAGGCGGCCGTCATCCGCTACCAGGTTCGAGACGTGGAGCGCGCCATCGCGTTCTACACCGAGCACCTCGGCTTCGAATCGAAGCAGCGGTTCGGTCCGGTCTTCGCGACCGTGTCGCGCGGCGACCTGCACCTTTTGCTGAGTGGACCGGACAGCTCGGGCTCGCGGCCGATGCCGGACGGCCGCCGGCAGGAACCCGGCGGGTGGAACAGGATTGTCCTCTACGTCGACGACCTCGACGTCACCGTGGCCGCCCTTCGGAGCGCCGGAACCGCCTTCCGAAACCAGGTGGAGGTGGGGCCCGGCGGCAGGCAGATCCAGGTCGAAGACCCCGACGGCAATCCGATCGAGCTCCACGAGGCTCCGCGTTAG
- a CDS encoding protein kinase, whose protein sequence is MDNTELAPGTVFADRFIVERVAGKGGMGVVYRARDRQCSGATVALKVLHPFANRRFFLERFCREAYMLSELRHPGIVAYVDHGISARGRAFLAMEWLDGEDLDERLERCGLTLVETVSMFRGIADALSAAHRRGFVHRDLKPENIFLRHGLPARPILLDFGVGRLMASELTGAGHAIGTPLYMAPEQARGERNIGPSADVFALGCLMYTCLTGLTPLVAGQATIVLPSVLLDDFLNLRAVRPDMPEKLDLLLQRMLEKDPERRPKDAGALLEELNALGPLEESAPKSSRQARAHSLLSEETEAMRLVSVISVIEERAPPNEDPAFDEKFRALGDTLRDRFDARIEGPSGGSMLVTLALTERTTATDQCVQAARCALFLRGRFPSRRVVITTGPVVVAGQHMPSGEVQSASGGWPGIYLDAMTAHLLDARFKMRPADSGFFVLDSELAVDEARLLLGKPMPCIGRDRELAQLQRLFDECRGESAARLGLVIGQPGVGKSRLRHEFVRGVRQGQSVDVWIGRSDPTRAGTPYGLLADALRRLVDVHDDEELAVQQGKLAERVRRHVPPDEARFVSEFLGELCGIPFPSNTSPKLWDARLDRRSMDAHISAAFVSFLRAECTAHPVLLVLEDLHWGDDLTVRVIDASLRDCHDKPVMVLALARPEVEALYPKLWHECKGEDLYLDGLSTRASAQLVVQALGGGVTPGIVMRIVEQAAGNVLFLEELIRFVAEDRTDILPDTVVAILQARLEHLEPELRRVLRAASVYGGTFWRGGVLALMRQYMPASRVDKHLEELTRRELITKNGTSRLLGDTEYTFRHALVREAAHGLLTDDGRKAGHRAAAEFLQSTGEHAPHVLAEHYALGGELDRATVLFARAAAQALDHANLREVSRLAEQGIACGASGELRGTLRGVQARALMLDCDYLKGYELVSEALPLLHRGSVDWCNAVGTMVVAMLSSLNRYDEALEWGEVLRTTDPEPDAVGAYVESLRSLSAMLTLLWRREQVQTYLARMDAIVETSDRLSVRGSWEFSHAHAGWFLSRDPWSASMAAARAEALFETASHRRHLTKARIYRGVSLAHLGNIDAGEEKLRTARAEALRDGDKFTNGIATLQLAMTLVDKEDASALEEAEQMLRSFLEHPGDENLAAFANAILGQIFLDRGALDAAEQHLAQALDRLVDFVAIRPYADAARVKVSLRRGRNAEAREYANAALLRLDRLGGGGFAEVRLKLAAFEAYASAGDHSAERILESVIEQLGTRADAIGDSTARMRFLTTNPINRRALEAAHASNPRRVNLHTGSMAWLESR, encoded by the coding sequence ATGGACAATACGGAACTCGCCCCCGGGACGGTCTTCGCGGACCGGTTCATCGTCGAGCGGGTTGCGGGCAAGGGCGGCATGGGTGTCGTCTACCGGGCGCGCGATCGGCAATGCAGTGGCGCAACCGTGGCGCTCAAGGTGCTGCACCCTTTTGCGAACCGTCGCTTTTTCCTAGAGCGATTTTGCCGCGAAGCGTACATGCTCTCGGAGCTCCGGCACCCGGGCATCGTTGCGTACGTCGATCATGGAATCTCCGCGCGCGGCCGCGCCTTTCTGGCAATGGAGTGGCTCGATGGCGAGGATCTCGACGAGCGGCTCGAGCGCTGCGGCCTGACGCTGGTCGAGACGGTCAGCATGTTCCGCGGTATCGCCGACGCGCTTTCGGCCGCGCACCGGCGAGGGTTCGTGCATCGGGATCTCAAACCGGAAAACATCTTTCTCCGTCACGGACTCCCTGCTCGTCCCATTTTGCTCGATTTCGGGGTAGGGCGGCTGATGGCGTCCGAATTGACGGGGGCGGGGCACGCCATCGGAACCCCGCTTTATATGGCCCCCGAGCAGGCCCGCGGGGAGCGAAACATCGGGCCGAGCGCCGATGTCTTTGCGCTCGGGTGCTTGATGTACACGTGCCTGACCGGCCTCACGCCGCTCGTGGCCGGCCAGGCCACCATCGTACTCCCGAGCGTGCTCCTCGACGATTTTCTGAACCTGCGCGCGGTCCGACCGGACATGCCGGAAAAGTTGGACCTGCTGCTCCAGCGCATGCTCGAAAAGGATCCGGAGCGGCGGCCCAAAGATGCCGGCGCATTGCTGGAGGAGCTCAATGCGCTGGGGCCTCTGGAGGAGAGTGCACCGAAGAGCTCACGCCAGGCGCGCGCCCACTCGCTCCTTTCCGAGGAGACCGAGGCGATGCGGCTGGTCAGCGTCATCTCCGTGATCGAGGAGCGCGCGCCGCCGAACGAAGATCCGGCCTTCGACGAGAAATTCCGGGCTCTCGGCGACACGCTCCGTGACCGCTTCGATGCGCGGATCGAAGGGCCGAGCGGCGGTTCGATGCTGGTGACCTTGGCGCTCACGGAGCGCACGACCGCGACCGACCAGTGCGTGCAGGCCGCGCGCTGCGCCCTCTTTCTACGCGGGCGCTTTCCCTCGCGGCGGGTGGTGATCACGACCGGCCCCGTCGTGGTCGCAGGACAGCATATGCCCAGCGGCGAAGTCCAGTCCGCCTCGGGCGGTTGGCCCGGCATTTACCTCGACGCCATGACCGCGCATCTGCTCGATGCGCGATTCAAAATGCGGCCTGCGGATTCCGGATTCTTCGTCTTGGACTCCGAACTCGCCGTCGACGAGGCGCGGTTGCTTCTCGGCAAGCCCATGCCGTGCATTGGTCGCGATCGCGAGCTCGCGCAGCTGCAGCGCCTTTTCGACGAGTGCCGCGGGGAGTCGGCCGCGCGCCTCGGCCTGGTGATCGGGCAACCTGGGGTGGGCAAGTCGCGTCTGCGTCACGAATTCGTGCGCGGCGTGCGTCAGGGACAATCCGTGGACGTCTGGATTGGACGGAGCGATCCAACGCGTGCCGGTACGCCCTATGGTTTGCTCGCCGATGCCCTGCGCCGGCTGGTCGACGTGCACGACGACGAGGAGCTGGCCGTGCAGCAAGGCAAGCTCGCCGAGCGGGTGCGCCGGCACGTGCCGCCGGACGAAGCTCGATTCGTCAGCGAATTTCTGGGCGAGCTTTGCGGGATCCCCTTTCCCTCGAACACGAGCCCGAAGCTCTGGGACGCGCGATTGGATCGGCGCAGCATGGACGCGCACATTTCGGCTGCGTTCGTCTCGTTCTTACGCGCGGAATGCACCGCGCATCCGGTGCTGCTCGTCCTGGAAGATCTGCACTGGGGCGACGATCTCACGGTGCGGGTGATCGACGCATCGCTCCGAGATTGCCATGACAAGCCCGTGATGGTTCTCGCTCTGGCGAGGCCCGAGGTCGAAGCGCTGTATCCGAAGCTCTGGCACGAGTGCAAAGGCGAGGATCTCTACCTGGATGGCTTGAGCACGCGGGCGAGTGCGCAGCTCGTGGTGCAGGCCCTCGGTGGCGGCGTCACACCGGGGATCGTCATGCGCATCGTCGAGCAGGCTGCGGGCAATGTGCTCTTTCTGGAGGAATTGATCCGTTTCGTTGCGGAGGACCGAACCGATATCTTGCCGGACACGGTGGTGGCCATTTTGCAGGCCCGGCTCGAGCACCTCGAGCCCGAGCTGCGGCGGGTGCTCCGCGCTGCGAGCGTCTACGGTGGCACTTTCTGGCGCGGCGGCGTTCTGGCCCTGATGCGGCAATACATGCCTGCAAGCCGGGTCGACAAACACCTGGAGGAGCTGACGCGTCGCGAGCTCATCACGAAGAACGGCACCAGCCGGCTTCTCGGGGATACCGAATACACCTTTCGCCATGCGCTCGTGCGTGAGGCGGCGCACGGTCTGCTGACCGACGACGGCCGAAAGGCAGGCCACCGCGCCGCCGCCGAATTTCTCCAATCGACCGGCGAGCACGCGCCGCACGTCCTGGCGGAGCATTACGCGCTTGGCGGCGAGTTGGATCGCGCGACCGTGCTGTTTGCGCGCGCGGCCGCGCAGGCCCTCGACCATGCGAACCTTCGGGAGGTTTCGCGGCTCGCCGAACAGGGAATCGCGTGTGGAGCGAGTGGTGAGCTGCGCGGCACCCTTCGCGGCGTGCAGGCGCGGGCCCTCATGTTGGACTGCGATTACCTGAAGGGATACGAGCTCGTCTCCGAGGCGCTCCCCTTGCTCCATCGCGGTAGCGTCGATTGGTGCAATGCGGTGGGAACGATGGTCGTGGCCATGTTGTCGTCACTCAACCGCTACGACGAGGCGCTCGAATGGGGCGAAGTCCTGCGTACGACCGATCCGGAGCCCGACGCGGTCGGGGCTTACGTGGAATCGTTGCGCAGCCTGTCGGCCATGCTGACCTTGTTGTGGCGCCGCGAGCAGGTCCAAACCTACTTGGCCCGAATGGACGCCATCGTCGAAACGAGCGATAGGCTCTCGGTTCGGGGGTCGTGGGAATTTTCGCACGCCCATGCAGGCTGGTTCCTTTCGCGCGATCCCTGGTCGGCATCGATGGCCGCCGCCCGCGCCGAAGCTTTGTTCGAGACGGCCAGCCACCGGCGCCATCTCACCAAGGCGCGGATCTACCGAGGCGTATCGCTCGCGCATCTGGGGAACATCGACGCCGGCGAAGAAAAACTGCGAACCGCCCGCGCGGAGGCTTTGCGGGATGGCGACAAATTCACGAACGGCATCGCCACGCTTCAATTGGCCATGACGCTGGTCGACAAGGAAGACGCGTCCGCGCTCGAGGAGGCGGAGCAGATGCTTCGAAGCTTTTTGGAGCATCCGGGTGACGAGAACTTGGCAGCGTTTGCCAATGCCATCCTCGGGCAGATCTTCCTCGATCGTGGCGCGCTCGATGCGGCGGAGCAGCACCTGGCGCAAGCGCTCGATAGACTGGTCGACTTCGTCGCCATTCGTCCTTACGCCGATGCTGCCCGGGTGAAGGTCTCGCTGCGCCGCGGCCGAAATGCCGAGGCACGCGAGTACGCGAATGCGGCGCTTCTCCGTCTCGATCGCCTCGGCGGCGGCGGCTTCGCCGAGGTGCGATTGAAGCTCGCCGCCTTCGAAGCCTACGCGTCCGCCGGGGATCACTCGGCAGAGCGCATTCTCGAAAGTGTCATCGAACAACTTGGGACCCGCGCCGATGCCATCGGCGACTCCACCGCGAGAATGCGCTTTCTCACGACGAACCCGATCAACCGACGCGCACTCGAGGCGGCCCACGCCAGCAACCCCCGTCGGGTGAACCTGCACACCGGGTCGATGGCGTGGCTCGAGAGCCGGTAG